The genomic segment TGTTGATTATCATGCTGATTGTTGCCGTGATTATTTTAGTAAGCGGAACAAAAAAACCGAACGCCGATCCTGACGAGGTAATGATTTCAATCGATCCGATGATTTTTATGCTTCCCGATGAGCCGCTTGAACTTCCGCCGGTACAATATTCGCGCAAACAGAAAAAAATCTGGACCGATTCGGATTTGCAGTATTGGTATACGATTCCCGATGCGGACGAGATGCAAAAACTGCACGATATAAATGAACGGCAAATGAACAAATTATGGGAGAGTGTTCCGTGAAAAAATCGAACTATGCGCCTTATCTTATCCTTTCCGCATTACTCCTGATACCGGTTACCGCCTGTACGACAAAGACCGCTGCGGAAAAGCCGCAAGAACCTCCCGTCCGGCAGGAACAGCCCGCGGCCGACGCAAGCTCCCGCGCCGACGATGTCCCCGCGCAGCCTGCAGCTGCAGAAACGGCAAAACAGCCCGATGCGGACTCCCTGCAGCCGGCTCCGCAAGACGCTGCCGCAAAACCCGATGCGGTATCGGGCGCAACAACGGACACGGTGTCCGGCGCGACCGTATCCCTGCAAAGCGGCGCTCCCCGTAAAGAAGCGCCCCGTTCCGATGCTGAAACGACAGCCGCTGCGGATAACAGTGCCGCACAGCAGCCGACCGATTCCTCCCCTGCCCTTGCCGCTGAACCGGTTGTCTCCGGCACTGTTCCGGCACACTCCGATACCGCCCCCGTATCGGCTCCGGCAGAGCCCGTTACGGCTGCTGCCGATGATCAATCGATACACTCCGATACCGCCGATATACCCACCCCGGCAGCAAGCGCCGAAATGGTATCCCCAACCGTCGCTGCCGAACAGACTCCAATAGCAGCAAACACCGAAGCGGCATCTCCGGCAGCCACCGCAGAGCCGGCGCAACTCGCAACAAGCGAATCGGTCATCCCCGACCCCATGCCTACAGCCGAAGAACCGGCGCAATCCGTTGCGGCAAGCCCCGAAGCGGATACTCAGGAACCTGTCCCGGAGCAAGCTCAGCCGGATTACGAAACGTCGCTTGCGGATCTTATCACCGATTTTGAACGGCAAGGCGGCACCCACGGCTACGAACCTCCCCCAACCTTCCATGAAGAGATGCTCGACCTGTTTTCTCCGCAAATATTCACCGTTGCGCTTTCAAAAGAACCGGAAACCGAACAAAAGCCCAAAGTATCGCGCATGGTAGCCGTCGAAGAAAAACAGCGGCTGGAAATAACCTATCCGGGACACGGATGGGTCTATGTCGGTGAGCAAACCTCCCAGCCGGGATTAAAATATGAACAGCGGAAATTACAGGATGAAAACTCGATTTTTATGTTTACCGCAGAGCGGAAAGGCGACTATGTGCTGCATTTTTCCTATTTTGACGTCTTTACCAATGATTTTATCACCGACGCGGTAGCGGTATCCGTCAGCGCAGCCCGTTCAGCAGCGGCAAAATCAACGGTAAAAGCGCCGGAGTATCAAAACGGTTCGGATTCGGACACAGCCGGAGCGGAGACTACAAAAGCAGCACAAACAGCTCCGCAGCTATCAAGCAGCTCGGATGATATAGCCGAAGCAGTTTCCGCAGCGCAGTCGGCACCGAGTACCGCCGCTTCGCAAGCAGCGGAAACTGCCGGCGGTTCAACGGGGCAGGCATCCGCATCAGATGCCGCGGAAGAAGCGCTCAGTCCCGACCAATTACTCGAAAAAGCACGAACCGCAATCGCATCCGCCGACGCAGGAGCGGCCTTAACATATCTGGATACATTCTTTACCACAGCGGAACAAAAGCTGGATGAAGGGTGGTTTTTAAGAGGCCGGGCGTATGAATTAAACGGTTCGGCTCGTAATATTCGGCTTGCCCTTGATGCCTACAGAACGCTTACCGATACGTTCCCGCAAAGCAAGTTTTGGGCGGAAGCCGACGCACGGATACGGTATATTACCGGTTTCTATATCAATATCCGATAGAATCCGCTCACGTTGGATTATATTGTGAGGGGCTTTTATCATTTTTATCTAATTTTTATTAAGCCTGCCCTTGAGTAAATTATCTATCTATGGCAGTATTGTCCATTAACCATCCGATACCACCGGTATGCTGATGAGTTTATTTTTAGCTATCGAAGGGAAAAACAGTTCCCTATTATGCTCCGATTAGGCGGAGCTTATCTGAAAGGAGAATATCGTGTTAAAACATACACCTGCATTAAATGAAGAACAAATTTCAGCATTTCTCAGAGAAGCAGTAGAAGCAGTTAAAACGGAAGAAGATCCTGACGTCCTTAACGCGTATCGTAAAATTTTTAGAAAAAACGTACCCTTTACGATGCGTTCGTATATTGCCGCTTATCTTATCAAAGAATTTGAAGGTTCATCCTTCCCCCGCTCAAAACCGTACGGACGGCGTTCAAATCCGCGGTTTGCCGACCGTTCACGGGGATATTTTCCCGACCGCCCTCCTGCGGAACGTCCGATGCTGGAACCTTCCGAATCGGTGAGTATCTTTATGAGCATCGGTAGAAGCCGCCGTGTCTTCCCCCGCGATATTATTACGCTGCTTATTCAAAATGCCGACGTAAGCCGTGAACGGATCGGGGATATCCGCATCCTCGATAATTACTCGTTCGTACAGGTAATGAACGAAGACGCGGATAAAATCATTGAAAAGCTTAACGATTTTCCGTACCGCGGTAAAAATCTCTCCGTCAGCTACTCCCGTAAACCGGAAGAAGAGGGCGTAATCACCGAAACCGTTATCGAAGCTGCCGGAAGCGATGCTGAATAAATGAAGATATTGCCTGTCTTTATTGTTTTTTTCTGTACCGCATGCTCATTTAATTATCAGGATTTACCGGAACAAACGGTATCTCAACCCGATATGATATTTGCAAACGTTACGTTAAAACGATACGACAATGCGCTTGTCGATTTAAGCGTGCATGCACAAGAGCTTGAAATGTACGATGAAGAAAAAATCTGGGCAGGCAAGCATATCGACTTTGTACAGTACGATAACAAAACTCAAAAAGAATCTATGAGGGGCGAAACCGGTATTCTATACATCGATGAAAAAGCAGAAGAATATTCGCTCGGCGATACGGTGTTTTTTCATCTGATAGAAGACGATTTTTCAGTCCGGAGCCCCGCCCTTATTTGGAAAAAGAAAGAAAATCTCTTATCGGCGCCCGCCGATGAAACGGTAACGATTACTCAAAAAGATGAGGTTACCGTCGAAGGTAAAAGTTTTGCCGCAAATACCGCCGCAAAAGAATTCGCCTTTAACGAAAGTACTGCCGGCACCATCCTAATAAAAGAAAAAGATACCCCGTAAATACTCGGGCATCTCTAAAAACGTGATTTTTTATAAAAAACATCAAAATTTTTCTCAAATCCTTAGCCAAATTTCTCCTCGTGCCCTATATATCTTTTAAGAAATATTAATGGGGCATCTCTAAAAACTGAAGTTTTTAAAGGTTCCCTAATAGGATAAGGAGCAAAAAATGACGATTATGAGCTTTGCCTCTTTCGGCTATGAGGGTGAAATTATTAAGGTTGAAGCGGATTTACGGCGCGGACTGCCGATTATCGATATTGTCGGCTTGCCGGGTTCCGCGGTGAAGGAGGCGCGGGAACGGATGCGCGCAGCTATCGGTAATTCGGATCTATCTTTCCCGCAAGAGCGGATACTGATCAATTTAAGCCCTGCCGATCAAAAAAAAGAAGGCAGCGGGTTTGACCTGCCGATTGCGCTAACCGTATTGCAGGCGGATTGTCCGCTCGACACACCGGTTATGGTAATCGGAGAGCTGGAACTATCGGGACGGGTACGGCCGGTTCGGGGCGTGTTGGGGGCTATGATTTCGGGCTCGGCCGCAGGTATCGGATACTTTATCGTGCCGAAAGAAAACGAAGCGGAAGCCCGTATCCAGAAAGGCGTGCGTATATTCGGCGTCGAAACACTCCGGGAAGCCTTGGAATGCTTATATGAAATCGAAGCGGAACTGCGTACGGAAAAAGAGCGTAAACCGGCTTCAGGTGAGCAAAACGGCAGTTTACCGGTACAAGGTTCGGCTCAATCAACCGGTTCCATGCATACACCGGAACAATCGGCACCATATCGGAACAATACCCCGGACGCAAGCTTTTTATCCGCAGCTTCTTGGTCGGAACCTACTCAGGCGGATGCCGCCGCCAATACGGGTACCGGCGGATTGTTTGAAGAAGTATACGGACAACGTGAACTGGTACGGGCTTTGCACATTGCGGCGGCAGGCGGGCACAGTCTGCTTGCGTATGGGCCGCCCGGCTGCGGTAAAACGCTTTCGCTGCAGCGTTTTGCAAGCCTACTCCCCGATCTTGATCCCAAAACGGCGGAGGAAGTTACTCATATTTACAGTATCGCAGGCCTTTTACCCCGTGCGCACGGGCATGATGTACGGATTAAACGTCCGCCGTTCAGGATGCCGCACCCTAATGCAAGCCTTGAGGGCATGATCGGCGGCGCAGGGAAGTGTATGCCCGGAGAAATTTCACTTGCTCACGGCGGTACGCTTTTTTTGGACGAGGCCGTGCAATTTAAGCAAACGGTACTGCAGACGCTTCGTGCGCCGCTTGAAACGGGAACCGTTACCTTGAGCCGTGCCGGCAGAACGACCACCTTCCCTGCGCGGTTTCAGCTTTTAATGGCGCTTAACTCATGCCCCTGCGGGAATCTCGGCGCCGATGGAAAGGTATGCACGTGTATGCCCGCAGTAGTAGAACAATACTGGAAAAAACTGACGGCGCCGCTGATCGATCGCATCGATTTACGGATTCCGGTATTTCCGCCTCAATCCTACGGACTGCCGGAAAAAGCTTGTTACGATACCGTGGATATGCGCAAAAAAATCGCCGCTTCGGATATGCTGCAGCGGGAACGGTATGCGGCATATCATCCCGGTACGCAGCTGTCGTACAAAAATGTGCACCTTACCCCATCAGCCTTATCTGCACTTTGTCCGCTTACAAGTGAAGCCGAACGGATATTTACCCATAATGCCGAAAAAAAAGAACTTTCGGGAAGAGGCAGCCATGCCGTTTTGAAGATTGCCCGTACCATTGCGGATCTGGCACAGGAAGAAATCATTTCCACCGCGCATATCGAAGAAGCCATCCGTCTCCGTGAATGGAGCTCCTTTTTACCGTTTTTTATGCACTGAATTTCTACCCTGCATCGAGGATTTCAAAGGTACGGACACGGCGCACTTACGATTACGTGCTTGCAGCACTTAAAGAAAATCGCTATAATCTGCGGTATGATTTTTCCGTTAAAAGAATTGATTGAATTTAAAGGCAATATTTACGAGATCACCTGTGCTGCAACACGGCGTGCGTTTCAGTTGGTAACTATTCAGGATCCTATATTGGAAGAAAACAACGATAAGGTTGTATGCACCGCTGCCTCGCAAGTGTTTACCGGTGCTATCGATTATAAAATAGAATATCATCCTGATTATTCCTAATCCTTGCCCCCGTCTCAGGTAATTCCGGCAGCGGTTATTTTCGGCGCTACAGCTTGCGGAAAAACCGCGCTTGCCGCTCATCTTTTTACTTCTCATACCAGACCTATTAACGCAGAGATTATATCTGCAGACTCCGTACAGGTATATCGCGGTATGCCGATCGGCTCGGCGCAGCCGCCCCAAGAATTGCTTGATGCCCTGCCCCATCACCTTATCGGAATCTGCGCCCCCTCCGAAGAATTTTCCGTAGCGGACTTCGTGCGCAATGCTGACGAGCTCTGTAAAGATATTTTCAGCCGCGGCAAGCTTCCCGTTATCCTC from the Treponema vincentii F0403 genome contains:
- a CDS encoding YifB family Mg chelatase-like AAA ATPase, encoding MTIMSFASFGYEGEIIKVEADLRRGLPIIDIVGLPGSAVKEARERMRAAIGNSDLSFPQERILINLSPADQKKEGSGFDLPIALTVLQADCPLDTPVMVIGELELSGRVRPVRGVLGAMISGSAAGIGYFIVPKENEAEARIQKGVRIFGVETLREALECLYEIEAELRTEKERKPASGEQNGSLPVQGSAQSTGSMHTPEQSAPYRNNTPDASFLSAASWSEPTQADAAANTGTGGLFEEVYGQRELVRALHIAAAGGHSLLAYGPPGCGKTLSLQRFASLLPDLDPKTAEEVTHIYSIAGLLPRAHGHDVRIKRPPFRMPHPNASLEGMIGGAGKCMPGEISLAHGGTLFLDEAVQFKQTVLQTLRAPLETGTVTLSRAGRTTTFPARFQLLMALNSCPCGNLGADGKVCTCMPAVVEQYWKKLTAPLIDRIDLRIPVFPPQSYGLPEKACYDTVDMRKKIAASDMLQRERYAAYHPGTQLSYKNVHLTPSALSALCPLTSEAERIFTHNAEKKELSGRGSHAVLKIARTIADLAQEEIISTAHIEEAIRLREWSSFLPFFMH
- a CDS encoding DbpA RNA binding domain-containing protein, whose product is MLKHTPALNEEQISAFLREAVEAVKTEEDPDVLNAYRKIFRKNVPFTMRSYIAAYLIKEFEGSSFPRSKPYGRRSNPRFADRSRGYFPDRPPAERPMLEPSESVSIFMSIGRSRRVFPRDIITLLIQNADVSRERIGDIRILDNYSFVQVMNEDADKIIEKLNDFPYRGKNLSVSYSRKPEEEGVITETVIEAAGSDAE
- the lptC gene encoding LPS export ABC transporter periplasmic protein LptC translates to MKILPVFIVFFCTACSFNYQDLPEQTVSQPDMIFANVTLKRYDNALVDLSVHAQELEMYDEEKIWAGKHIDFVQYDNKTQKESMRGETGILYIDEKAEEYSLGDTVFFHLIEDDFSVRSPALIWKKKENLLSAPADETVTITQKDEVTVEGKSFAANTAAKEFAFNESTAGTILIKEKDTP
- a CDS encoding DNA-directed RNA polymerase subunit omega is translated as MIFPLKELIEFKGNIYEITCAATRRAFQLVTIQDPILEENNDKVVCTAASQVFTGAIDYKIEYHPDYS